A section of the Jaculus jaculus isolate mJacJac1 chromosome 6, mJacJac1.mat.Y.cur, whole genome shotgun sequence genome encodes:
- the Gga1 gene encoding ADP-ribosylation factor-binding protein GGA1 isoform X2: MEPAMEPETLEARINRATNPLNKELNWASINGFCEQLNEDFEGPPLATRLLAHKIQSPQEWEALQALTVLETCVKSCGKRLHDEYLGSRTSEKVKNKILELLYSWTIGLPEEVKIAEAYQMLKKQGIVKADPKLPEGAIFPVPPPRPKNVIFEDEEKSKMLARLLKSSHPEDLRAANKLIKEMVQEDQKRMEKISKRVNAIEEVNNNVKLLTEMVMSHGQGASSSSSEDLMKELYQRCERMRPTLFRLASDTEDNDDALAEILQANDNLTQVINLYKQRVRGEEVNGDATAGSIPGSTSALLDLSGLDLPPAGTTYPATPTHPGSQASPEQPSTSMSLLDDELMSLGLTDPTPPSGPSSDGAGWNSFQSSDGAEPAAPIPMQAPSTDRRPPVQAPPPVSSGLADLDLLGKTLLQQALPPEAQQVRWEKQQPAPRLTLRDLQNKSSCTSSNPGTTSLLHATSPEPPGPLHQPTPTELSLANITVPLESIKPSSILPVTVYDQHGFRVLFHFARDPLPGRSDVLVVVVSMLSTAPQPIRNIVFQSAVPKVMKVRLQPPSGTELPAFNPIVHPSAITQVLLLANPQKEKVRLRYKLIFTMGDQTYNEMGDVDQFPPPETWGSL, from the exons ATGGAGCCAGCGATGGAGCCGGAGACTCTAGAGGCGCGAATCA ACAGAGCCACGAACCCCCTGAACAAGGAGCTGAACTGGGCCAGCATCAACGGCTTCTGCGAGCAACTCAACGAGGACTTTGAGGG GCCTCCACTTGCCACCCGCTTGCTGGCCCACAAGATCCAGTCCCCGCAGGAGTGGGAGGCCCTCCAGGCCCTGACG GTGCTGGAGACATGCGTGAAGAGCTGTGGCAAGAGGCTCCACGACGAG TACCTGGGCTCCCGGACGTCAGAGAAGGTGAAGAACAAGATCTTGGAGCTGCTCTACAGCTGGACAATCGGCCTTCCTGAGGAAGTGAAGATCGCAGAGGCCTACCAGATGCTCAAGAAGCAGG GGATTGTGAAGGCTGACCCCAAGCTTCCAGAGGGCGCCATCTTTCCTGTCCCTCCTCCTCGGCCCAAGAATGTGATCTTTGAAGATGAAGAGAAATCCAAG ATGCTGGCTCGCCTGCTGAAGAGCTCCCACCCCGAGGACCTCCGGGCAGCCAACAAGCTCATCAAGGAGATGGTGCAAGAG GACCAGAAGCGGATGGAAAAGATCTCAAAGCGAGTGAATGCCATAGAGGAGGTCAACAACAACGTGAAGCTGCTCACTGAGATGGTGATGAGCCACGGCCAGGGCGCCTCTTCCAGCAGCAGCGAGGATCTCATGAAG GAGCTGTACCAGCGCTGCGAGCGGATGAGGCCCACACTCTTCCGACTGGCCAGCGACACAGAAGACAATGACGATGCTTTGG CGGAGATCCTGCAGGCCAATGACAACCTCACCCAGGTGATCAACCTGTACAAGCAGCGGGTGCGGGGCGAGGAGGTCAACGGTGATGCCACAGCCGGCTCCATCCCTG GGAGCACCTCAGCCCTGCTGGACCTCTCAGGCCTGGACCTCCCTCCTGCAGGCACCACATACCcagccacacccacccaccccggCAGCCAGGCCAGCCCTGAGCAGCCCAGCACCTCAATGTCCCTGCTTGACGACGAGCTCATGTCTCTGG GCCTGACTGACCCTACACCCCCCTCGGGCCCCAGCTCAGATGGTGCTGGTTGGAACAGCTTCCAG TCGTCAGATGGCGCTGAGCCTGCAGCCCCCATACCCATGCAGGCCCCCAGCACAGACCGCCGGCCCCCAGTGCAGGCTCCTCCACCCGTGAGCAgcggcctggctgacctggacctccTGGGGAAGACCCTCCTACAGCAGGCGCTGCCTCCAGAGGCCCAGCAAGTGCGGTG GGAGAAGCAGCAGCCAGCCCCTCGGCTCACCCTCCGAGACCTGCAGAATAAGAGCAGCTGCACCTCATCCAACCCCGGGACCACCAGCCTCCTCCACGCCACATCCCCAGAGCCCCCTGGGCCTCTGCACCAGCCCACACCCACTGAGCTCTCACTAGCCAACATCACTGTGCCCCTGGAATCCATCAAACCCA GCAGCATCTTGCCCGTGACCGTGTACGACCAGCATGGCTTCCGTGTCCTCTTCCACTTTGCCCGCGACCCCCTGCCAGGGCGCTCTGACGTGCTGGTAGTGGTGGTCTCCATGCTGAGCACCGCCCCCCAACCCATCCGCAACATCGTCTTCCAGTCAGCTGTCCCTAAG GTCATGAAGGTGAGGCTCCAGCCACCCTCAGGCACAGAGCTGCCAGCGTTCAACCCCATTGTGCACCCCTCAGCTATTACCCAGGTCCTGCTCCTTGCCAACCCCCAGAAG GAGAAGGTTCGTCTCCGCTACAAGCTCATCTTCACCATGGGTGACCAGACCTACAATGAGATGGGGGACGTGGACCAGTTCCCACCTCCCGAAACCTGGGGGAGCCTCTAG
- the Gga1 gene encoding ADP-ribosylation factor-binding protein GGA1 isoform X1, with translation MEPAMEPETLEARINRATNPLNKELNWASINGFCEQLNEDFEGPPLATRLLAHKIQSPQEWEALQALTVLETCVKSCGKRLHDEVGKFRFLNELIKVVSPKYLGSRTSEKVKNKILELLYSWTIGLPEEVKIAEAYQMLKKQGIVKADPKLPEGAIFPVPPPRPKNVIFEDEEKSKMLARLLKSSHPEDLRAANKLIKEMVQEDQKRMEKISKRVNAIEEVNNNVKLLTEMVMSHGQGASSSSSEDLMKELYQRCERMRPTLFRLASDTEDNDDALAEILQANDNLTQVINLYKQRVRGEEVNGDATAGSIPGSTSALLDLSGLDLPPAGTTYPATPTHPGSQASPEQPSTSMSLLDDELMSLGLTDPTPPSGPSSDGAGWNSFQSSDGAEPAAPIPMQAPSTDRRPPVQAPPPVSSGLADLDLLGKTLLQQALPPEAQQVRWEKQQPAPRLTLRDLQNKSSCTSSNPGTTSLLHATSPEPPGPLHQPTPTELSLANITVPLESIKPSSILPVTVYDQHGFRVLFHFARDPLPGRSDVLVVVVSMLSTAPQPIRNIVFQSAVPKVMKVRLQPPSGTELPAFNPIVHPSAITQVLLLANPQKEKVRLRYKLIFTMGDQTYNEMGDVDQFPPPETWGSL, from the exons ATGGAGCCAGCGATGGAGCCGGAGACTCTAGAGGCGCGAATCA ACAGAGCCACGAACCCCCTGAACAAGGAGCTGAACTGGGCCAGCATCAACGGCTTCTGCGAGCAACTCAACGAGGACTTTGAGGG GCCTCCACTTGCCACCCGCTTGCTGGCCCACAAGATCCAGTCCCCGCAGGAGTGGGAGGCCCTCCAGGCCCTGACG GTGCTGGAGACATGCGTGAAGAGCTGTGGCAAGAGGCTCCACGACGAGGTGGGCAAGTTCCGCTTCCTGAACGAGCTCATCAAGGTCGTGTCTCCCAAG TACCTGGGCTCCCGGACGTCAGAGAAGGTGAAGAACAAGATCTTGGAGCTGCTCTACAGCTGGACAATCGGCCTTCCTGAGGAAGTGAAGATCGCAGAGGCCTACCAGATGCTCAAGAAGCAGG GGATTGTGAAGGCTGACCCCAAGCTTCCAGAGGGCGCCATCTTTCCTGTCCCTCCTCCTCGGCCCAAGAATGTGATCTTTGAAGATGAAGAGAAATCCAAG ATGCTGGCTCGCCTGCTGAAGAGCTCCCACCCCGAGGACCTCCGGGCAGCCAACAAGCTCATCAAGGAGATGGTGCAAGAG GACCAGAAGCGGATGGAAAAGATCTCAAAGCGAGTGAATGCCATAGAGGAGGTCAACAACAACGTGAAGCTGCTCACTGAGATGGTGATGAGCCACGGCCAGGGCGCCTCTTCCAGCAGCAGCGAGGATCTCATGAAG GAGCTGTACCAGCGCTGCGAGCGGATGAGGCCCACACTCTTCCGACTGGCCAGCGACACAGAAGACAATGACGATGCTTTGG CGGAGATCCTGCAGGCCAATGACAACCTCACCCAGGTGATCAACCTGTACAAGCAGCGGGTGCGGGGCGAGGAGGTCAACGGTGATGCCACAGCCGGCTCCATCCCTG GGAGCACCTCAGCCCTGCTGGACCTCTCAGGCCTGGACCTCCCTCCTGCAGGCACCACATACCcagccacacccacccaccccggCAGCCAGGCCAGCCCTGAGCAGCCCAGCACCTCAATGTCCCTGCTTGACGACGAGCTCATGTCTCTGG GCCTGACTGACCCTACACCCCCCTCGGGCCCCAGCTCAGATGGTGCTGGTTGGAACAGCTTCCAG TCGTCAGATGGCGCTGAGCCTGCAGCCCCCATACCCATGCAGGCCCCCAGCACAGACCGCCGGCCCCCAGTGCAGGCTCCTCCACCCGTGAGCAgcggcctggctgacctggacctccTGGGGAAGACCCTCCTACAGCAGGCGCTGCCTCCAGAGGCCCAGCAAGTGCGGTG GGAGAAGCAGCAGCCAGCCCCTCGGCTCACCCTCCGAGACCTGCAGAATAAGAGCAGCTGCACCTCATCCAACCCCGGGACCACCAGCCTCCTCCACGCCACATCCCCAGAGCCCCCTGGGCCTCTGCACCAGCCCACACCCACTGAGCTCTCACTAGCCAACATCACTGTGCCCCTGGAATCCATCAAACCCA GCAGCATCTTGCCCGTGACCGTGTACGACCAGCATGGCTTCCGTGTCCTCTTCCACTTTGCCCGCGACCCCCTGCCAGGGCGCTCTGACGTGCTGGTAGTGGTGGTCTCCATGCTGAGCACCGCCCCCCAACCCATCCGCAACATCGTCTTCCAGTCAGCTGTCCCTAAG GTCATGAAGGTGAGGCTCCAGCCACCCTCAGGCACAGAGCTGCCAGCGTTCAACCCCATTGTGCACCCCTCAGCTATTACCCAGGTCCTGCTCCTTGCCAACCCCCAGAAG GAGAAGGTTCGTCTCCGCTACAAGCTCATCTTCACCATGGGTGACCAGACCTACAATGAGATGGGGGACGTGGACCAGTTCCCACCTCCCGAAACCTGGGGGAGCCTCTAG